The genomic interval AAAAGTCCttttattctctttttctttgtaGTAAGGAAAAGGTTAGAGGAAAAGGACTGGTTGATGCTCAATTTAATACTTTCTTCAAGGTTTTGTGTGGCACTAAAAATATAGTTGGGAAGATCGTGGCTTTTGCCTCTATTTCTGTTCCCTAAcaaaagaaaatgatgtattgatGAGTTATTTTCTTATGGTTTTGCTGGTCTTATGTTCATTGGAAGTTTACACAATTCTGGGGTTTGAGCCTGAGATTTTGAGACTTGCTCACTTTTATCATTGAGAATTGTTTTAACTGGGGTTCCATGATGTTGTAcaaaagtttaaatattttgGTTTTATTCATAAAAGAAAATTGTGATCCACGTTCTCCAGCTGGGTGATGGAATTCATTATGGACTAAATGATGCCAGTTTCGATGTTTCAGCCATCTACTCCTGGACTCTTTCAAAGTCAGCTTTTGGATGAAGCATGGGCTATGAATTTGCTACCATGAACCTAATGCAATGTCAAATAAATTGACACTTGCCAGTTCTTCATTTCAATGTGTAGTGCAGCTGAATATGTATTGCCACCTTTCATTTATGCAAAGCTTCTGCTCTGTTGTACCAAAATGATGTTGTGCTATGGTATATAGTATTTGCTTTCTTGTTAAATAAAAAGCTTGACAATCCTTGTCTAGCTTGTCATTTAACAAACAATTTATCATGATAATAACAACTGATTCCATCTACCAAACTGGAGAATGTTGTGTTATTCATTAATTGTACTTGAAACTTCGAGGCCTAAAGTCTTTGCTCACGAATAGCTTTTGTATCACCACAGTACTCTCTCGGTTCATTTTCTGTATCTTCATTCTATAGCGGTTGAGAAAAATCTCTAGTGGTCTAAATCTATTCTTTAAATCATCACTTGGTAGGATGATGATGACTTGTGATAACTATTGACTCATTCTAAGAAATTAGAGGCGTTAAGGAATCGTGCAAATTTTATCTTGAAATTTTTTGCATCTTTTGTCTCAAGTATCTTGTGCTAGAGAAACTTCTTAACATTAGTAAATAAAAAGGTGTTGAATCCTTATTTTGCAAGACTAAGTCATGTTAAGCCACACTGCATCTGGAAGTAACCATGGCTGTTATTAGCATTATTGTTGTGGGTACACAGTACTCGTATGAACACCTGGTAGATGATAGATGATTAACTATTCAACATCTAATGTGTGTTTGTTGTTATAAATCTAAAATGCTGCTTTTACTgattaatttgtttttcttttcatgtCTTGCAGAATGACCTCATACAATCTTCTTCTGCAATCTCAGAATATGATTTGTTAATTGAGGGAGATCTGTTCAAAGCACCTGAACCTATTATTGAAGAACCAGAAATAGACCTCGATCCTGTGCAAGCAGCCATCTCAATGATATCTTGCGGGGAGGATGTCCCCTCACAGGGTCTAAAATCATCAGATATTAATTTACTTCAAAATGAACAGCTTCTGAGTGAGGTATTTTACGAGTGCAAAAAAGATCTCTTAGAAAAGACAGTGATAGAGTCACCACTGGCGGATATTATGGAAATCAAGGTTTCACCACTGAACATTGAGGATAATTCAATTCAAGTAAACGAACCACTTCCTCACATGACTCTACCAAAGAGTATCAGTTCAGAAAGTCTGAGTTCAATGGACTGGATGCATGGAGCTGCATTGAAGCCCAGTTTTCTGGATTTCCCGGGATTAGATTTCAATGCAGTTTATGGCATGCGGAGAGCATTTAGCGAAGGAGATATAAAGGTCAAACTCAAACTCATTCGTATATTATGTGTTTGCTTATAAGTTTAAGCCTGTATCTTGTGATGTTTTTAACACTGTCAAAGAAGAAAACTTCACCTGTATCAATTGATCTGCTCTTTACTCGTGATTCAAGCAGTAATGATACAGATAAGGAATATTGGCAAAGACACGACTTAATGTGattgttttcttttctctatTAACTGAAAACTCTAATAGCTTTCTTTTATTTACGCAAAATAGGCTAATGATTGTGTCTGCTTTTATGACAGACTCTTAGTACTGGGAACACGAGCTTTGGCCAATCTCCCCAGGAGAAGCCTTTTCTTCTCGGCAACTGCACTAGTGAGGAACGTCAAGAAAAGCTCTCCAGGTATAGAAATAAGAAGACAAAGAGAAATTTTGGGAGGAAAATTAAGGTAACTATAGATTTTCGCAACAGAATACTCTTTAAAAGTTCTATGGAATACATATATCTGCTGGAATTTACTATGTTCACTTCTTGGTTAATGCATCTAACTTGGTTTTCTTATGTTACATAATTTCAATTATGATATTTTCGGTCTTTCACCTGATCCTAAACTCAACTAATAATGTGTTTTGGTTTTTAGTATGCTTGCCGGAAAGCACTTGCTGACAGTCAACCAAGAATCCGTGGAAGATTTGCAAAGACAGAAGAGTTAGATTTCAAGAGGTAATGAATGCTAACTGACTCAGTTGGAATTGGAAGAAAGCAGGAATCAAGTGTTGTATTGTATCTGATCAAGATGTTTGGAAGGGCTATCCGCATGAAAACTATAAACTTGGTGGAGTTCTATAGCTTGAACAAACAAGTTTTGttgaatgaatgaataaatgAGGCAGAGACCTCAAACTCCTTAGGGTAGTTTGCCCCTTATCCTCTGTAGTAGCCTTCTTTGTAGAATGACCTTCCACGTATGTAAATATGGTTTGTTGAATAAAACAATGGAAGAGTAGTTAAGGTTGTATAatgttcatattatatataCGCAAAT from Phaseolus vulgaris cultivar G19833 chromosome 1, P. vulgaris v2.0, whole genome shotgun sequence carries:
- the LOC137813549 gene encoding uncharacterized protein isoform X1, coding for MFAETELLFPYFRNFSQEFQQLEEYCMTLKSTSSMNDLIQSSSAISEYDLLIEGDLFKAPEPIIEEPEIDLDPVQAAISMISCGEDVPSQGLKSSDINLLQNEQLLSEVFYECKKDLLEKTVIESPLADIMEIKVSPLNIEDNSIQVNEPLPHMTLPKSISSESLSSMDWMHGAALKPSFLDFPGLDFNAVYGMRRAFSEGDIKTLSTGNTSFGQSPQEKPFLLGNCTSEERQEKLSRYRNKKTKRNFGRKIKYACRKALADSQPRIRGRFAKTEELDFKR
- the LOC137813549 gene encoding zinc finger protein CO3-like isoform X2; the encoded protein is MISCGEDVPSQGLKSSDINLLQNEQLLSEVFYECKKDLLEKTVIESPLADIMEIKVSPLNIEDNSIQVNEPLPHMTLPKSISSESLSSMDWMHGAALKPSFLDFPGLDFNAVYGMRRAFSEGDIKTLSTGNTSFGQSPQEKPFLLGNCTSEERQEKLSRYRNKKTKRNFGRKIKYACRKALADSQPRIRGRFAKTEELDFKR